Part of the bacterium genome, GAAGTAATTAATTTAAAATTTATTGCATTAAACAGGGGTATGACTAATGAAAAAAAGATATGCGTTGCTTTTTTCATCCCTTCTTTCGATTCTGATTATTTTAACATCTACCCACTATTTAATTGCCGGAACAACCGGCAAAGTAAGAGGAATAATTACTGACGGGACAACGGGACAGCCTTTGATCGGCGCAAATATTATACTGGAAAATACCTTTCTCGGCGCAGCAGCTAATTTAAAGGGAGAGTACTATATAATTAATGTACCGCCGGGAATTTATACTATCCGTGCAACTATGATGGGCTATAAATCTCTTAGAATACAAAATGTCAGGGTTTCGGTTGACTTGACTACTACAATAAATATTTCTATGAATCCTGCAGTAGTTGAAACAGGGAAAAGCGTTACTATTGTAGCAAAGAGAGAAATGGTTGTAAAAGATTTAACCGCTTCCACGGCTGTTGTTGATGCAGCTGCAATGAGGTCTCTTCCAATCTCTGAGGTTTCAGAAGCTGTTCAACTGCAGGCAGGAATTGTTCGTGATGCAGGAGGCGGGCTTCATGTACGCGGGGGCAGGAGCGGAGAAGTAAGTTACTGGATAGACGGAGTTCCCGTAACAGATGTTTATGACGGCAGTTCTGTGGTTGAAGTAAATAAAGACATGGTTCAGGAACTGCAGGTTGTAAGCGGAGCCTTTAATGCCGAATATGGGCAGGCGATGTCAGGTATAGTTAATATAACAACTAAACAGGGAAATAATAAATTCGGAGGCTCTTTCACTTCTTATATTGGCGATCACATTAGCAGTCATGAATCAATATTCATGGGTATTAACGATATTAATCCCCTTGCTCTGAAAAATATCGAAGCAAGTATCCACGGCCCGATTGTCAAAGATAAAATATTTTTCTATGTGAATGCACGTTCATACAGATCAGACGGATGGCTTTATGGTAAACGCAAATACAATCCGGAAGCTTCAACAATTGCAATGCAGGGGATCAATGGTGACTGGCTGGAAGAAAACGCCCCTGACTATTTTGCCTCCAGTAAAGTTACAGACCCCGTGAATAATCTTCGTGGTTTCCAGTATATTTTGGGTACTAACAGGCAAATTGATTCTCTTGTCACATGGCAGATGCTGCCGGACTCCAAAAGAACTGTTCCTGACAGTTTCTACACTTATTACAACATGCTTAGAAATAATCATAAAAACGGTAAAGGCGACGGAGCCTATGTACCCATGAACTGGAATAAAAAATTCTATGCACAGGCAAAATTGATTTACAGAATTACTCCGTCTTTGCGGTTAACGTATAATTTTATATATGATAATGTCCGATACAATGACTATGAGAGAGATTTTCTGCTTAATCCTGACGGCGCAACAAGTAAATTCCGTGTCGGAGAAACACATATTGTGCAGTTGGTCCATACAATAAGCAACAGGACATTTTACAAAATAGCTTTCTCTCATTATACAAAAGGATTTAAAAGGTATCTCTACGAAGACATGCATGACCCCGGATATGTTCATCCTGATTTTTCTCTGCAGCAGGCTTATTCATTTAAAACAGGAGGAACATCTAATACTAATTTCCAAAGAGAAACAGGAACATCTGTTCTCAAAGGAGATCTGACAAGCCAGATTACTAATACGCACCAGATAAAAACAGGTGTTGAATACAGGGTGTATAAAGTATCTCAACAGGATATCTCTTTAAGGCCCTCTGTTAATCAGTCTCAGATAGACCTTGTTTTTGACAACCCGTATATAAAGACACGCGTAATGCCTGACAGTACAATTTATTCAAGCAGATATGTTCATCATCCAAAAGCTATATCCGCTTATATTCAGGATAAGATGGAATTTAAAGATATGATTGTAAATATCGGTGTCAGATTCGACTATTTTTCTCCTGACGGAGTTGTACTTAATGATGAAAGCGATCCGACTATTACAAATCCTATACGTGCTGAAAACAGATATCACGATTGGGGAAGTGACGGAGTGCCCAACACTCACGATGCTGACGGTACGGAAGGCAACGGAATATGGGATGCAGGAGAACCTGCAGTCACTATCTCAGAGAGGGAAAATTATTGGTACGGCAGAGCAAAAAGCAAGTTTCAGGTTAGTCCCCGTATAGGCTTTTCATTCCCTATTACCGAAGGGGGAGTTATCCATTTTTCCTACGGCCACTTTTTCCAGGTACCAAGGTTTGAGCTGCTTTATCAGAACCCTGATTTTGAGCTCGGATCAGGAACGGGTAATGTAGGAATTATAGGCAATGCAGACCTTGAGCCGGAGCAGACCATCAGCGGAGAGCTGGGGATTCAGCAGATGCTGAGTGATGATATAGCTTTATCCTTAACCGGTTATTTTCGCGATGTGAGGAACCTTACAGGAACAAGGGCTAAGGAGATAGTACTTTTCGGAGGAGCTGCAAAGTACAGTAAATTCATCAACAGTGATTTCGGATTTATCAGAGGTATTGTTGTGGCTCTTGATAAAAGATTCTCAAATAAGTTCAGTGCGTCAGTTGATTATACCATGCAGATTGCAAAAGGCACTAATTCAGATCCTGATCAGGCACGGAATGCGCTTGCAGGCGGAACCCTTCCTGAAGTTCAGCTTACTTCTTTAAACTGGGATCAGAAACATACTGTTAATGCATCTTTTTCATACAGTGATAAGAACTGGGGTTTCAGCCTTCTCGGGCAGTGGGGAAGCGGATTTCCATACACACCGAGAGCTACTACAGACATATCCACCCTTCTTACAAACAGCGAGAGAAAACCGGGAACGTACAATGTTGATTTAAGGGCTTACAGGGATTTCAAAATAGGATCAGGTAAATTGACTCTGTTTATGAGAGTTTTCAATCTGTTTGATACTTTAAATGAGCTTAATGTATACAATGATACAGGCCGCGCAGGATTTACTACAGATGAATTAACAGCAGCATCAACCAATCCTTCGCAGTATATAAATTCTCTTAATCAATGGTTTACAAATGCAGCATTTTATTCTCAGCCGAGAAGAGTTGAGATAGGGTTTACATATTCTTTTTAGTACGGAGTTTATATAATGAATAAAATATTAAACAGAACCATTATTGTACTCTTGTTACTCTCTTTCAGTTCGATATTTGCCCAAAGCGGGAGGCAATACAGGCGTTCTTCAGTAATGCGCGGGAATTTGG contains:
- a CDS encoding TonB-dependent receptor, with amino-acid sequence MKKRYALLFSSLLSILIILTSTHYLIAGTTGKVRGIITDGTTGQPLIGANIILENTFLGAAANLKGEYYIINVPPGIYTIRATMMGYKSLRIQNVRVSVDLTTTINISMNPAVVETGKSVTIVAKREMVVKDLTASTAVVDAAAMRSLPISEVSEAVQLQAGIVRDAGGGLHVRGGRSGEVSYWIDGVPVTDVYDGSSVVEVNKDMVQELQVVSGAFNAEYGQAMSGIVNITTKQGNNKFGGSFTSYIGDHISSHESIFMGINDINPLALKNIEASIHGPIVKDKIFFYVNARSYRSDGWLYGKRKYNPEASTIAMQGINGDWLEENAPDYFASSKVTDPVNNLRGFQYILGTNRQIDSLVTWQMLPDSKRTVPDSFYTYYNMLRNNHKNGKGDGAYVPMNWNKKFYAQAKLIYRITPSLRLTYNFIYDNVRYNDYERDFLLNPDGATSKFRVGETHIVQLVHTISNRTFYKIAFSHYTKGFKRYLYEDMHDPGYVHPDFSLQQAYSFKTGGTSNTNFQRETGTSVLKGDLTSQITNTHQIKTGVEYRVYKVSQQDISLRPSVNQSQIDLVFDNPYIKTRVMPDSTIYSSRYVHHPKAISAYIQDKMEFKDMIVNIGVRFDYFSPDGVVLNDESDPTITNPIRAENRYHDWGSDGVPNTHDADGTEGNGIWDAGEPAVTISERENYWYGRAKSKFQVSPRIGFSFPITEGGVIHFSYGHFFQVPRFELLYQNPDFELGSGTGNVGIIGNADLEPEQTISGELGIQQMLSDDIALSLTGYFRDVRNLTGTRAKEIVLFGGAAKYSKFINSDFGFIRGIVVALDKRFSNKFSASVDYTMQIAKGTNSDPDQARNALAGGTLPEVQLTSLNWDQKHTVNASFSYSDKNWGFSLLGQWGSGFPYTPRATTDISTLLTNSERKPGTYNVDLRAYRDFKIGSGKLTLFMRVFNLFDTLNELNVYNDTGRAGFTTDELTAASTNPSQYINSLNQWFTNAAFYSQPRRVEIGFTYSF